Proteins from a single region of Crassaminicella profunda:
- a CDS encoding sigma-54-dependent Fis family transcriptional regulator — MLGKKLLSKNEGCMKAWELFITKGTIQKDLIRDVIAYSWMRSKLHGVDPMDEGIRSELCDEAFEERYRDSIALIKTAMPFMHSLRQIVENTGFLVRLTDNDGYVIECIGDRDLVEKYGKLNIYKGCNVKEEVIGTNAIGTALEIGQPIQVIGAEHYCKQYHNWASSACPIRGEKEEIIGVLSATGPNESVHPHTLGMVVAAAQAIGKKMKLEKTNKKLDRANKHFYAIMESISEGLICTDNKGTIMDINLFARRFLGLKEEDILGKNIHAILDQKNYDRIMRRIKNGKKYEEEEIYFKTKKGKDISCIVTVTPILDRGTNEVEGVVFTFKESKMIHSLVNKIVGAEARFRFDDILGKSKQIKEAIRLATLAANTNATILLLGESGTGKELFAQAIHNESPRRKEPFVFLNCGAIPRELVGSELFGYVEGAFTGAKRGGHPGKFELADGGTIFLDEIGDMPLDTQANLLRVLETRQIVRIGGHNVIPIDVRVIAATHKDLKKEVELGNFRDDLFYRLNVMPIKTPSLRERKEDIKIFIDYFVEKFSRSMGKNIKGVNESFYRGLMNYHWPGNVRELQNVIQLVVNIVDHGEVLVYKHLPNNMKSSNLPKGIGLTEQLVSLEEIEKMAIVKTIQEVDGNLALASKILGIGRSTLYRKIQKYNLKTY; from the coding sequence TTGCTTGGAAAAAAGTTACTAAGCAAAAATGAAGGTTGTATGAAAGCATGGGAATTATTTATCACCAAGGGGACAATACAAAAAGACTTAATAAGAGATGTAATTGCGTATTCTTGGATGCGTAGTAAATTACATGGTGTAGATCCAATGGATGAAGGAATTCGAAGTGAATTATGTGATGAAGCTTTTGAAGAAAGATATAGAGACAGTATAGCTTTAATTAAAACGGCAATGCCTTTTATGCATAGCCTTCGTCAAATTGTAGAAAACACAGGGTTTCTTGTAAGACTTACAGATAATGACGGATATGTTATAGAGTGTATTGGAGATCGGGATCTTGTTGAGAAATATGGCAAACTAAATATCTATAAAGGATGCAATGTGAAAGAAGAAGTTATCGGAACAAATGCAATAGGAACAGCCCTTGAAATTGGACAACCTATTCAAGTTATAGGTGCAGAGCATTATTGCAAACAATATCACAATTGGGCATCTTCAGCATGTCCTATAAGAGGTGAAAAAGAAGAAATAATAGGGGTTTTAAGTGCTACAGGTCCTAATGAAAGTGTTCATCCTCATACTTTAGGAATGGTTGTTGCAGCAGCTCAGGCTATAGGAAAAAAGATGAAGTTAGAAAAGACCAATAAAAAGCTTGACCGAGCGAATAAACATTTTTATGCCATTATGGAATCTATTTCAGAAGGATTAATTTGCACGGATAATAAAGGAACCATTATGGATATTAATTTATTTGCACGAAGATTTTTAGGACTCAAGGAAGAAGATATATTAGGGAAAAATATTCATGCCATATTAGATCAAAAAAATTATGATAGAATTATGAGAAGAATCAAAAATGGGAAGAAGTACGAAGAGGAAGAAATTTATTTTAAAACCAAGAAGGGAAAAGATATTTCTTGTATTGTGACGGTAACTCCCATATTAGATCGAGGAACCAATGAAGTAGAAGGCGTTGTATTTACCTTTAAAGAATCAAAAATGATTCACAGTTTGGTCAATAAAATCGTTGGTGCAGAAGCCAGATTTAGGTTTGATGATATATTAGGAAAGAGTAAGCAAATAAAAGAAGCCATACGATTAGCTACTTTAGCGGCTAATACCAATGCTACCATACTATTATTAGGAGAAAGTGGGACGGGAAAGGAGCTCTTTGCCCAAGCTATTCATAATGAAAGTCCAAGAAGGAAAGAACCTTTTGTATTTTTGAATTGTGGAGCCATTCCTAGAGAACTTGTAGGAAGTGAGCTTTTTGGATATGTAGAAGGGGCTTTTACAGGAGCTAAAAGAGGCGGGCATCCTGGTAAATTTGAGCTTGCTGATGGAGGGACCATCTTTTTAGATGAAATAGGGGATATGCCTTTAGATACCCAAGCCAATTTACTAAGGGTATTAGAAACAAGACAAATCGTAAGGATTGGTGGCCATAATGTGATTCCTATTGATGTAAGAGTGATTGCTGCTACTCACAAAGATTTAAAAAAAGAAGTAGAACTTGGAAATTTCAGAGACGATCTTTTCTATCGATTAAATGTAATGCCTATCAAAACGCCATCATTAAGAGAAAGAAAAGAAGATATAAAAATATTTATTGATTATTTTGTAGAAAAATTTAGTAGGAGCATGGGAAAAAATATAAAAGGGGTAAATGAAAGCTTTTATAGAGGGTTGATGAATTATCATTGGCCAGGGAATGTGAGAGAATTACAAAATGTGATTCAGTTAGTTGTCAATATAGTAGATCATGGAGAAGTTCTTGTATATAAGCACTTACCTAATAATATGAAATCTAGCAATCTTCCAAAGGGGATTGGACTTACAGAACAGCTTGTGTCTTTAGAAGAAATTGAAAAAATGGCTATTGTAAAAACCATACAAGAAGTAGATGGGAATTTAGCACTAGCTTCTAAAATTTTAGGGATTGGAAGAAGTACTTTGTATAGAAAAATACAGAAATACAATCTTAAAACGTATTAA
- a CDS encoding HD domain-containing phosphohydrolase has product MTTHPIANNIQSKLHKQEELINFFTKIGTFLSTQKNTNTLLELIVDVSMKITDSDGASLYIKETKEKKDYLRFKIARNHSRDFPFKEFVMPIDKNSIAGFSALTGNPYNFKSVDEIPDVLGIKYNDSFDKKINYKTINMLVIPMKNLKGEVIGILQLLNKKKHYDTVLTQFKSFCENIISYSDQEIHIISSLASSAAIVLERRKLYDEIQELFKTFTESMVTTIDQRDPSTAGHSVRVAKYATHFAKAVHNMDYGKYKDQTFSEQQLDEIYYAGLLHDIGKIGVKESVLLKEKRISEHEMEVIKYKFHYLKKHLQIKKLNNTITPSELVLFNDIDQYYNFIVSINSKNFIKEEELNQLQIISQTEFIDIDLQKKKILTENQLNHLSVQRGNLTDLERTSIEKHPLYTYEILKNISWGADLKNVPHIAAYHHEKLNGHGYPFHLEETEIPIQSKILAIVDIFDALTARDRPYKPALSITKTLDILSDEAEKNHIDKDLLDIFIHDILQ; this is encoded by the coding sequence ATGACTACTCATCCTATTGCCAATAATATTCAATCAAAATTACATAAACAAGAAGAACTGATCAATTTTTTTACAAAAATCGGAACATTCTTATCTACACAAAAAAACACAAATACGCTCCTTGAATTAATCGTAGACGTCAGTATGAAAATCACAGATAGCGATGGTGCTAGTTTATATATTAAAGAGACAAAAGAAAAAAAAGATTATCTAAGATTTAAAATTGCACGTAATCATTCAAGAGATTTTCCTTTTAAAGAATTTGTAATGCCTATTGATAAAAACAGTATTGCAGGTTTTTCTGCTTTAACAGGAAATCCTTATAATTTCAAAAGTGTAGATGAAATTCCTGATGTTTTAGGCATAAAATATAACGATTCCTTTGATAAAAAAATCAATTATAAAACTATCAATATGTTAGTAATTCCTATGAAAAACCTTAAAGGTGAAGTAATAGGTATCCTACAACTTCTTAATAAGAAAAAACATTATGATACCGTCTTAACCCAATTCAAATCCTTTTGTGAAAATATTATTTCCTATTCGGATCAAGAAATACATATTATTTCTTCCCTTGCATCTTCTGCAGCAATTGTTTTAGAACGTAGAAAATTATATGATGAAATTCAAGAATTATTTAAAACTTTTACAGAAAGTATGGTAACTACTATTGATCAAAGAGATCCCTCTACAGCTGGTCATTCTGTCCGCGTAGCAAAGTATGCAACCCATTTTGCAAAAGCTGTTCACAATATGGATTATGGGAAATATAAAGATCAAACTTTTTCAGAGCAACAGTTAGATGAAATTTATTATGCTGGTCTTTTACATGATATTGGAAAAATCGGTGTGAAAGAATCTGTTTTGCTAAAGGAAAAGAGAATATCTGAACATGAAATGGAAGTTATCAAATATAAATTTCATTACTTAAAAAAGCATTTACAAATAAAAAAATTAAATAATACCATTACCCCATCAGAACTAGTACTTTTTAATGATATCGATCAATACTATAATTTTATTGTTTCCATTAATTCAAAAAACTTCATAAAAGAAGAAGAATTGAATCAACTTCAAATAATATCTCAAACCGAGTTTATAGATATTGATCTTCAAAAGAAAAAAATTCTTACAGAAAATCAATTAAATCATCTTTCCGTTCAAAGAGGAAATCTTACAGATTTAGAAAGAACCTCTATAGAAAAACATCCTCTGTATACCTACGAAATATTAAAAAATATTTCTTGGGGAGCAGATTTAAAAAATGTTCCACATATTGCGGCATACCATCACGAAAAATTGAACGGTCATGGTTATCCTTTTCATTTAGAAGAAACAGAAATTCCTATTCAATCAAAAATTTTAGCCATTGTAGATATTTTTGATGCCTTAACTGCTAGAGATCGACCTTATAAACCAGCTTTATCTATAACTAAAACCTTAGACATTCTTTCAGATGAAGCAGAAAAGAATCATATCGATAAAGACCTTCTTGATATTTTTATACATGATATACTTCAATAA
- the hisD gene encoding histidinol dehydrogenase: protein MIQLKSAAVKKEQEEKNVQKRVSEIIERIRKEGDEALQEYNTLFDNCHRESYQITQEEIQKAYKEVKQSTLEDLKFAAKNIEQFAKMQKEIMCDLKEKEVLPGVFLGHRAIPIDACAGYVPGGRYPLPSSALMSIIPARVAGVKRIVTCSPVVKGTTSIHPATLVAMDLAGANEIYAMGGAQAIGALAYGTDCIKAVDLIVGPGNQYVTEAKRQVSGKVGIDFLAGPSEVVVIADQAANPKIIAADILAQSEHDPQARGILLCTDEKVGRQTIKEVENFLKELPTKDIARESWENNGEIILFSTLEEAICMSNEIAPEHLEIQVKNPDDMVWKLTNYGSLFIGEGAAEVFGDYVAGTNHILPTMEAARYTGGVWVGTFMKIVTNQRVTKEGLKQIAPVASRLGELEGLFAHKLAADVRLK from the coding sequence ATGATTCAATTAAAGTCAGCAGCTGTTAAAAAAGAGCAAGAAGAAAAAAATGTACAAAAAAGGGTTTCAGAAATCATAGAAAGAATCAGAAAAGAAGGAGATGAAGCTCTTCAAGAATACAATACTTTGTTTGACAATTGTCATCGAGAAAGCTATCAGATTACACAAGAAGAGATTCAAAAGGCTTATAAAGAAGTTAAACAAAGTACCCTTGAGGATTTAAAATTTGCTGCAAAAAATATTGAGCAATTTGCAAAAATGCAAAAGGAAATCATGTGTGATTTAAAAGAAAAAGAAGTATTACCTGGGGTTTTTTTAGGACACCGAGCCATTCCTATAGATGCTTGTGCAGGATATGTGCCAGGAGGAAGATATCCACTACCTTCATCAGCCCTTATGTCTATTATTCCTGCAAGAGTAGCAGGTGTGAAAAGAATCGTTACCTGTTCGCCTGTTGTAAAGGGAACAACATCTATTCATCCAGCCACTTTAGTTGCTATGGATTTAGCAGGAGCTAATGAAATCTATGCTATGGGTGGAGCACAAGCTATTGGAGCTTTAGCTTATGGAACAGATTGTATCAAGGCGGTAGATCTAATTGTAGGACCTGGAAATCAATATGTAACAGAAGCAAAAAGGCAGGTAAGTGGCAAGGTAGGAATAGATTTTTTAGCAGGGCCTAGTGAAGTTGTAGTTATTGCGGATCAGGCAGCAAACCCTAAAATCATTGCAGCAGATATTTTAGCCCAATCTGAGCATGATCCACAGGCAAGAGGGATCCTTCTTTGTACAGATGAAAAAGTAGGAAGGCAGACGATAAAAGAAGTAGAAAACTTTTTAAAAGAATTACCTACAAAAGATATTGCAAGAGAATCTTGGGAAAATAATGGAGAAATTATTCTGTTTAGTACATTAGAAGAAGCTATTTGTATGTCTAATGAAATAGCACCAGAGCATTTAGAAATTCAAGTGAAAAATCCTGACGATATGGTATGGAAGCTTACAAACTATGGATCTCTCTTTATTGGAGAAGGCGCAGCAGAAGTATTTGGAGATTATGTGGCAGGAACAAATCATATCTTACCTACTATGGAAGCTGCACGATATACAGGTGGCGTATGGGTAGGAACTTTTATGAAAATTGTTACCAATCAAAGGGTAACAAAGGAAGGATTGAAACAAATTGCCCCTGTTGCATCAAGACTTGGAGAACTCGAAGGACTATTTGCACATAAACTTGCAGCAGATGTGAGATTAAAATAA
- a CDS encoding MBL fold metallo-hydrolase: MEINKIKGNTYNIVSGTNVGVFVFKDRYALLIDTGNQNQQARKISEMLKENNMNPKYIVNTHHHIDHMGGDYFFKEHFSGSIIYTTQKEKIYIENDELFCMQLYGASPIKELRKNFMNTKEIAVDHLLNEGIEKINNEKFEIISLPGHTDGQLGIATRDGVCFLADSLMGEETLKKYKMPFLVDIQKQMDTYEKIESLEYDTYILSHSHKVYDEREIKNVVKVNRDNLQRYIDLSKELLQQPKTREELLEEMIILEELQVDFEEYHFLYTTIGAIFSYLHEKEGLKFQIENGKLYYYQE, encoded by the coding sequence ATGGAGATCAACAAGATAAAAGGAAATACTTATAATATAGTGTCAGGAACTAATGTAGGAGTATTTGTATTTAAAGATCGTTATGCATTATTGATAGATACAGGAAATCAGAATCAACAAGCACGAAAAATTAGCGAAATGTTGAAAGAAAATAATATGAATCCTAAGTATATTGTCAATACGCATCATCATATAGATCATATGGGAGGGGATTATTTTTTTAAGGAGCATTTTTCAGGAAGCATTATTTATACGACACAAAAGGAAAAAATATATATTGAAAATGATGAATTGTTTTGTATGCAGCTTTATGGAGCAAGTCCTATAAAAGAATTGCGAAAGAATTTTATGAATACAAAAGAAATAGCTGTAGATCATTTATTAAACGAAGGAATAGAAAAGATTAATAATGAAAAATTTGAGATTATTTCTCTACCAGGACATACAGATGGACAATTAGGCATAGCCACAAGAGATGGAGTATGTTTTTTAGCAGATTCATTAATGGGAGAAGAAACTCTAAAAAAATATAAAATGCCATTTCTAGTAGATATACAAAAGCAAATGGATACCTATGAAAAAATCGAAAGCTTAGAATATGATACGTATATACTGAGTCATTCTCACAAGGTTTACGATGAAAGGGAAATAAAAAATGTTGTGAAAGTAAATAGAGACAATTTACAAAGATACATAGATTTATCAAAAGAATTACTTCAGCAGCCTAAGACAAGAGAAGAATTGTTGGAAGAAATGATTATTTTAGAAGAATTACAGGTAGATTTTGAAGAATATCATTTTCTATATACCACAATAGGCGCAATTTTTTCTTATCTACATGAAAAAGAAGGGTTAAAATTTCAAATAGAAAATGGAAAGCTGTATTATTATCAAGAATAG
- a CDS encoding HD-GYP domain-containing protein translates to MAPELKTIKIPLTQLAENMVIATDILDHQGRKLISKGYKVTSSQRIKDLLDKHQLKNVEIHVYKNNPFRKEEELPIPDAKDMSLVNTLEEEIITLKESLPSIKKRISTDFQYILEGKELPTNVLKQHTKANLKILNLRTNVFQLIEIMRKLDNSIYTHCYNVALTSYSIGKWMNLSEDDLEELFLAAMLIDVGKLQVPKEIIYKKGSLSYEEQMEIQKHAIYSYNLVKPYTCISHKIKQTILTHHERIDGKGYPLRLKASDIPLYSRIIAVADVYNTLITEKVGTFTVFDVLKIMKTEYKNLLDLNILYTFLKYIGCCFIGQKVKLDNQEIGEIVFINDKQINKPLIKLLSTNKIIDLNTYRPYWKIKQLIL, encoded by the coding sequence ATGGCTCCTGAATTAAAGACAATTAAAATACCATTAACTCAGTTAGCAGAGAATATGGTTATTGCAACAGATATATTAGATCACCAAGGAAGAAAACTTATCAGCAAAGGATATAAAGTAACATCATCTCAGAGAATCAAGGATTTATTAGATAAACATCAACTTAAAAATGTTGAAATTCATGTGTATAAAAACAATCCATTTAGAAAGGAAGAAGAACTTCCTATTCCTGATGCAAAGGATATGTCTTTAGTAAACACACTAGAAGAAGAAATCATTACACTCAAGGAAAGCTTGCCTTCTATAAAAAAAAGAATCTCTACTGATTTTCAATATATATTAGAAGGAAAAGAGCTACCTACTAATGTATTAAAGCAACATACAAAAGCTAATCTTAAAATTCTCAATTTAAGAACAAACGTATTTCAACTAATTGAAATCATGAGAAAACTGGATAATAGCATTTACACCCATTGCTACAATGTGGCTTTAACAAGTTATTCTATAGGCAAATGGATGAATCTTTCTGAAGATGATTTGGAAGAATTATTCTTAGCAGCAATGCTTATAGATGTGGGAAAACTTCAAGTCCCAAAAGAAATAATATACAAAAAAGGTTCTTTATCTTATGAAGAACAAATGGAAATTCAAAAGCATGCAATCTATAGTTATAATCTTGTAAAGCCTTATACCTGTATTAGTCACAAAATAAAGCAAACCATACTCACCCATCATGAGAGAATAGATGGTAAAGGATACCCCTTGAGATTAAAAGCATCAGATATTCCTTTATATAGTAGAATCATTGCCGTAGCTGATGTTTATAACACCTTAATAACAGAAAAAGTAGGTACCTTCACTGTATTTGATGTGTTAAAAATCATGAAAACAGAATATAAAAATCTATTAGACCTAAACATATTATATACTTTCTTAAAATATATAGGATGTTGCTTTATCGGACAAAAGGTAAAACTAGATAATCAAGAAATTGGAGAAATCGTTTTTATAAACGACAAACAAATCAATAAACCTCTTATAAAATTATTATCTACTAATAAAATCATTGATTTAAATACTTATAGGCCCTATTGGAAAATAAAACAACTCATCTTGTAA
- a CDS encoding undecaprenyl-diphosphate phosphatase, whose product MFVNDMIKVIILSIVEGITEFLPISSTGHLILVNHWIEFKGSFANAFDVIIQFGAILSVVCLYWKKLNPFSKRKSMRQKRDTMNLWMKVVTAFIPAVILGLLIGDYLDQLFNPTVVATTLLLGGIAIILLEKRRKFPRINSIQEMTFRTAFIIGIIQCLAMVPGTSRSAATIIGAMLLGANRQVAAEFSFFLAIPTMAGATVYSLMKTGINITSNQWMLLLVGVIVSFIVALAVIAFFMKYIKKKDFKVFGYYRIILGVLILAYFNFMN is encoded by the coding sequence ATATTTGTGAATGATATGATAAAAGTAATTATACTTTCTATTGTAGAGGGAATCACGGAATTCCTGCCTATTAGTAGTACGGGACATCTTATTTTAGTAAATCATTGGATTGAGTTCAAAGGCTCTTTTGCCAATGCCTTTGATGTAATTATACAGTTTGGTGCTATTTTATCTGTTGTTTGTCTATATTGGAAAAAATTGAATCCTTTTTCAAAAAGGAAAAGTATGCGACAAAAAAGAGATACGATGAATCTTTGGATGAAAGTTGTTACGGCATTTATTCCTGCCGTTATTTTAGGACTTTTAATAGGAGATTATTTGGATCAGTTATTTAACCCTACTGTAGTAGCAACAACTCTTCTTCTTGGAGGGATTGCGATTATCTTGTTAGAGAAAAGAAGAAAGTTTCCAAGAATTAATTCTATTCAAGAAATGACTTTTAGAACAGCATTTATTATAGGAATCATTCAATGCCTTGCTATGGTTCCTGGAACATCTCGCTCTGCTGCTACCATTATTGGGGCAATGCTTTTAGGAGCTAATAGACAAGTGGCTGCAGAGTTTTCCTTTTTCTTAGCTATTCCGACTATGGCTGGAGCTACCGTTTATTCTTTGATGAAAACAGGGATCAATATTACTTCTAATCAATGGATGCTTTTACTTGTTGGAGTAATTGTTTCGTTTATTGTGGCATTAGCAGTAATTGCTTTCTTTATGAAATATATAAAGAAAAAAGACTTTAAAGTATTTGGATATTATAGAATTATTTTAGGTGTTTTGATATTAGCGTATTTTAATTTTATGAATTAA
- a CDS encoding Na+/H+ antiporter subunit E, with protein MNRGIRLFFFMVFWMVLAETINMERLWIGGVISLGVYALNKDLIISNGGKCFQVVKKISCFVTYLFILMKEIVIANFQVAKIVLSPKMNISPEIVKFHSKLKSDFYRTILANSITLTPGTLTVFMEGDELIVHCLKKEYIEDVLNSKFEKILLKIEE; from the coding sequence ATGAATAGAGGGATTCGATTGTTTTTTTTCATGGTTTTTTGGATGGTGTTAGCAGAAACAATAAATATGGAAAGATTATGGATAGGAGGAGTGATCTCTTTAGGGGTATATGCTTTGAATAAAGATTTAATTATTTCCAATGGAGGAAAATGTTTTCAAGTTGTTAAAAAAATATCTTGCTTTGTTACTTATTTATTTATACTGATGAAAGAAATTGTTATAGCAAATTTTCAAGTAGCAAAGATTGTACTCAGCCCCAAAATGAATATATCTCCAGAAATTGTGAAATTCCATTCAAAGTTGAAAAGTGACTTTTATAGAACCATTCTTGCTAATTCAATTACTCTTACACCTGGAACTCTTACAGTTTTTATGGAAGGGGATGAATTGATTGTTCACTGCTTAAAGAAGGAGTATATAGAAGATGTTTTAAATTCAAAATTTGAAAAAATACTTTTAAAAATAGAGGAGTAG
- a CDS encoding SulP family inorganic anion transporter: protein MIPKLFTCLRDYNKEQFLKDFAAGIIVAIIALPLSIALAIASGVSPEKGLITAIIGGFFVSLLGGSRVQIGGPTGAFVVIVYGIVQKYGLSGLTVATVIAGIFLILMGVLKLGSMIKFIPYPITTGFTSGIAIIIFSSQIKDFFGLSMDKVPADFIPKWTAYFGNFHTINGAALLVGALSILIIVLWPKVNKKIPSTLIAIIFVTFISILLKLDVATIGSQFGEISTSLSMPSLPQINLKMIQELIMPGITIALLGSIESLLSAVVADGMIGGNHRSNIELVGQGVANICSSLFGGIPVTGAIARTAANIKNGARTPISGIVHSITLLLMMLILMPYVKFIPMAALAAILMMVAYHMGEWHAFKELSKSPKSDAIILLTTFFLTVIVDLVVAIEVGMVLAAFLFMKRMADVTDFKYLLEDNQIKDDLPIYENVSKKIAFYEINGPFFFGAADKFIKVIKEVEHSPQVLILKMKNVPVIDATGYAALKQLYDMNQQSNTELILMEIQELPLRILGNYGFIETLGKDHVCECLDEAIEMANRFIDEESIEAVKTLPVMQ from the coding sequence ATGATACCCAAATTATTTACATGCTTAAGGGATTACAACAAAGAACAATTTTTAAAAGATTTTGCAGCAGGAATTATTGTAGCAATTATTGCACTTCCTTTATCAATAGCCCTTGCTATTGCATCAGGGGTGTCTCCAGAAAAGGGACTAATTACTGCTATTATAGGAGGCTTTTTTGTTTCACTACTAGGAGGAAGCAGGGTTCAAATCGGAGGACCTACAGGTGCTTTTGTAGTCATTGTTTATGGAATTGTACAAAAATATGGATTAAGTGGACTGACGGTTGCAACTGTTATTGCAGGTATTTTTTTAATTTTAATGGGAGTACTCAAGCTGGGAAGTATGATTAAGTTTATTCCATATCCTATTACAACAGGATTTACAAGTGGGATTGCTATTATTATTTTTTCATCTCAGATCAAGGACTTTTTTGGGTTGAGTATGGACAAGGTACCAGCAGATTTTATTCCAAAATGGACAGCATACTTTGGAAATTTTCATACAATCAATGGAGCGGCTCTTCTGGTTGGAGCGTTATCGATTTTGATTATTGTTTTATGGCCAAAGGTGAATAAAAAAATTCCTTCCACATTGATTGCTATTATTTTTGTGACATTTATTAGTATTTTATTGAAATTAGATGTTGCAACTATTGGGAGTCAATTTGGAGAGATTTCTACATCTTTATCTATGCCAAGCTTGCCTCAGATCAATCTGAAGATGATACAAGAATTGATTATGCCAGGAATTACAATCGCCTTACTTGGAAGTATAGAATCTTTATTGTCTGCAGTAGTAGCAGATGGAATGATAGGAGGAAATCATCGTTCAAATATTGAGCTTGTTGGGCAAGGGGTTGCCAATATATGTTCATCCTTGTTTGGGGGAATTCCTGTAACAGGAGCAATTGCAAGAACAGCAGCAAATATTAAGAATGGTGCAAGAACACCTATATCAGGAATTGTTCATTCTATTACGTTATTGTTGATGATGCTTATTTTGATGCCTTATGTGAAATTTATCCCTATGGCAGCTTTAGCAGCCATCTTAATGATGGTGGCATATCATATGGGAGAATGGCATGCCTTTAAAGAATTATCTAAAAGTCCTAAAAGTGATGCCATCATTCTATTGACCACCTTCTTTTTAACAGTGATTGTAGATTTGGTTGTTGCTATTGAAGTAGGCATGGTACTTGCAGCCTTTTTATTTATGAAGAGAATGGCAGATGTTACAGACTTTAAGTATTTATTGGAAGATAATCAAATAAAAGATGATCTTCCTATCTATGAGAATGTTTCTAAAAAAATTGCCTTTTATGAAATTAACGGCCCCTTTTTCTTTGGTGCGGCAGATAAATTTATAAAGGTCATCAAAGAGGTAGAACATTCTCCGCAGGTATTGATTTTGAAAATGAAGAATGTTCCTGTCATAGATGCTACAGGATATGCTGCTTTAAAGCAATTATACGATATGAATCAACAAAGTAATACAGAATTGATTCTTATGGAAATACAAGAATTACCTTTGAGGATATTAGGAAACTATGGCTTTATAGAAACCCTAGGAAAAGATCATGTATGTGAATGTTTAGATGAAGCTATTGAAATGGCAAATAGATTTATTGATGAGGAATCAATAGAAGCTGTGAAGACCCTTCCTGTTATGCAATAA
- a CDS encoding MBL fold metallo-hydrolase has protein sequence MLNNDFSILFWGVRGSTPSPNKNTIQFGGNTPCVQIQAGKHLLILDAGTGICQLGKSLIEQKEQIKAHIFISHVHWDHIQGIPFFLPLYEKNHQFIFYGEKKDNTPFSQIIKNIMTPPYFPITWDEIKADCTFYEIYQDKTLHLDDHLTVKTLRLNHPDDALGFRIEFEGKSCCYISDIEHQKTTESQLIQFIKNTDILIYDANFTEEEYIHKKGWGHSTWQNGVKIAKKAYVKKLILFHHDPYRYDEELESIETQAKKIYPNTFAAKEGMHLFL, from the coding sequence ATGTTAAATAATGATTTTTCTATTCTCTTTTGGGGTGTTCGAGGCTCTACTCCCTCCCCAAACAAAAATACAATACAATTTGGAGGAAACACTCCTTGTGTCCAAATTCAAGCAGGAAAGCACCTTTTAATACTAGATGCAGGCACAGGAATTTGTCAACTTGGGAAAAGCTTGATAGAGCAAAAGGAACAAATTAAAGCACATATTTTTATTTCACATGTCCACTGGGATCATATTCAAGGTATTCCTTTTTTTCTTCCCCTTTATGAAAAGAATCATCAATTTATATTCTATGGAGAGAAAAAAGATAATACTCCATTTTCACAAATTATTAAAAATATTATGACCCCCCCATATTTTCCTATTACATGGGATGAAATAAAAGCTGACTGCACCTTTTATGAAATCTATCAAGATAAAACACTTCATTTAGATGATCATTTAACGGTTAAAACCTTACGTCTTAATCATCCTGATGATGCTTTAGGTTTTCGTATAGAATTTGAAGGTAAAAGTTGTTGCTATATTTCAGATATTGAACACCAGAAAACAACAGAATCTCAACTAATACAATTCATCAAAAACACTGATATTCTTATTTATGATGCAAATTTCACAGAAGAAGAATATATTCATAAAAAAGGATGGGGCCATTCTACATGGCAAAACGGAGTTAAAATAGCTAAAAAAGCATACGTTAAAAAATTAATTTTATTTCATCATGATCCCTATCGCTATGATGAAGAATTAGAATCTATTGAAACACAAGCAAAAAAAATATATCCGAATACCTTTGCTGCTAAAGAGGGTATGCATCTATTTTTATAG